In the bacterium genome, one interval contains:
- a CDS encoding dissimilatory sulfite reductase D family protein: MSNEEVKQRILAWFQSQKKSRFYIKDVEKGLSDIPKSEVKKAVKEMIDEKTLEYWSSGSTTYLMLPGAKKDE, translated from the coding sequence ATGAGCAACGAGGAAGTCAAGCAGAGGATCCTGGCGTGGTTCCAAAGCCAGAAGAAGAGCCGGTTTTACATCAAGGATGTGGAAAAGGGTCTCTCGGACATCCCCAAGTCTGAGGTGAAGAAGGCTGTAAAGGAGATGATCGACGAGAAGACACTCGAGTATTGGTCAAGCGGAAGCACCACCTATCTGATGCTTCCAGGAGCAAAAAAAGACGAGTAA
- a CDS encoding cobyrinate a,c-diamide synthase translates to MVGTCPGLIVAGLRGGSGKTLLTMSLIACWKAGGRLVVPFKKGPDYIDAAWLAVASGRPCYNLDPYLMSPEQILASYARRTEAAQGAVVEGNRGLFDGVDEHGTFSTAELAKLLGLPVVVVLDVTKTTRTAAAMVLGLRAMDPELCIAGVVLNQVGNSRHESVIRKSVEHYGGVEVLGALPRLRDLGLPERHLGLVPPPEKGDVKAVLERAAQSVSRHVEVDALWDLAQKHTRGIPQVHLYRAKRQASRGRARLGVIRDAAFHFYYPENLEALEDAGLELVEIDAIKDTGLPEVDGLYMGGGFPEMFASALADNQGLRREIRSLAAEGLPIYAECGGLMYLGEGIRAAGRSYPMVGALPLWTEFTDRPQGHGYTALEAVVENPFIPKGDILRGHEFHYSRVVSLEESKVEFAFAVKRGKGLDGRRDGIMRKNILASYTHLHAVSREDWAWRLAGCAVARKASAQRSALKALP, encoded by the coding sequence GTGGTTGGAACATGTCCGGGGCTCATAGTAGCCGGCCTGAGGGGAGGATCCGGAAAGACCCTCCTTACCATGTCCCTTATTGCCTGCTGGAAGGCCGGGGGCAGGTTGGTGGTTCCCTTCAAAAAGGGTCCTGATTATATAGATGCCGCCTGGCTGGCCGTGGCCTCCGGAAGACCTTGTTACAACCTGGATCCCTACTTGATGAGTCCTGAGCAGATTCTGGCAAGCTATGCACGTCGCACAGAGGCAGCTCAAGGGGCGGTGGTGGAGGGCAACAGGGGACTTTTCGACGGAGTGGATGAGCACGGCACCTTCTCCACAGCAGAGCTGGCCAAGCTATTGGGGCTTCCGGTGGTGGTGGTTCTGGATGTTACCAAGACCACCCGTACGGCTGCTGCCATGGTCCTGGGGCTGAGGGCCATGGATCCAGAGCTGTGCATAGCCGGGGTGGTGCTGAACCAGGTTGGCAACTCCCGTCATGAGTCTGTTATCAGGAAGAGTGTGGAGCACTATGGAGGCGTTGAAGTGCTGGGGGCCCTGCCCAGACTTAGGGATCTGGGACTACCTGAGAGGCACCTGGGTCTGGTACCACCGCCTGAGAAGGGGGATGTGAAGGCGGTCCTGGAGCGGGCAGCACAGAGTGTATCCAGGCATGTGGAAGTGGATGCCTTATGGGATCTGGCCCAGAAACATACCAGGGGGATCCCCCAGGTGCATCTTTACAGGGCCAAGAGGCAGGCATCCAGAGGTAGAGCCAGGTTGGGGGTAATAAGGGACGCGGCATTTCACTTCTACTATCCGGAGAACCTGGAGGCCCTGGAAGATGCAGGGCTTGAGCTTGTGGAGATAGACGCCATAAAAGATACTGGATTGCCCGAGGTGGATGGGCTTTACATGGGGGGAGGATTTCCCGAGATGTTTGCCTCAGCCCTGGCAGACAATCAAGGGCTCAGAAGGGAAATAAGGTCCTTGGCAGCCGAGGGTTTACCTATTTACGCCGAGTGCGGAGGGCTCATGTATCTCGGGGAAGGCATCCGGGCAGCCGGTAGGTCTTATCCCATGGTGGGGGCCCTACCACTTTGGACCGAGTTTACCGACAGGCCCCAGGGGCATGGCTATACGGCCTTGGAGGCTGTGGTGGAAAACCCCTTTATTCCCAAAGGGGATATTCTCAGAGGACACGAATTCCACTACTCCAGGGTGGTCAGTCTGGAGGAATCCAAAGTTGAATTTGCCTTTGCAGTAAAAAGAGGCAAGGGCTTGGATGGACGAAGAGACGGTATAATGAGAAAAAACATCCTGGCGTCATACACTCATCTTCATGCTGTGAGTCGTGAAGACTGGGCGTGGCGCCTGGCCGGATGTGCTGTTGCCCGCAAGGCCTCGGCCCAAAGATCGGCCCTCAAAGCCCTTCCTTAA
- a CDS encoding TusE/DsrC/DsvC family sulfur relay protein, which yields MATIELAGKAYEVDEDGFLQELDKWSPEFAQALAPAEGIEGSLTEEHWKVINYLRDYYKEYGIAPMIRKLCKDTGFNLKKIYELFPTGPAKGACKLAGLAKPTGCV from the coding sequence ATGGCCACGATTGAGTTGGCAGGCAAGGCTTATGAGGTGGATGAGGACGGCTTTCTTCAGGAGCTAGATAAGTGGAGCCCTGAGTTCGCCCAGGCATTGGCTCCGGCAGAGGGTATAGAGGGTTCCCTCACAGAGGAGCACTGGAAGGTCATCAACTATCTCAGGGACTATTACAAGGAGTACGGGATCGCTCCTATGATCCGAAAGCTTTGCAAGGACACCGGTTTCAACCTCAAGAAGATCTATGAGCTCTTCCCCACGGGCCCGGCCAAGGGGGCCTGCAAGCTGGCAGGGTTGGCCAAACCCACAGGCTGTGTGTGA
- a CDS encoding RsbRD N-terminal domain-containing protein: MLQKLLAEKREAILKRWLDVVLDAYPADTRNFLRSPKNQFTNPVGHTIAQGMVSLYDQFLLADELPPQTNQALDRLVRIRAVQNMTASEALGFIPALKLILREELGELRGEDLQDLRGLEDRIDRLTLLAFDIYSACKERLYQIRVEEIRTRTERLLKMANLVFDWPEEQSQEPAQEPRGL; this comes from the coding sequence ATGTTGCAGAAGCTGTTGGCTGAGAAACGAGAGGCGATCCTGAAGCGGTGGTTGGATGTGGTTTTGGATGCATATCCGGCTGACACCCGGAACTTCCTGAGATCTCCCAAGAATCAGTTCACCAATCCCGTAGGTCATACCATTGCCCAAGGCATGGTCTCATTGTACGACCAATTCTTGCTGGCAGACGAATTGCCGCCACAGACCAACCAGGCGCTGGATAGATTGGTGCGTATAAGAGCCGTACAGAACATGACAGCTTCTGAGGCTTTGGGCTTCATCCCAGCCCTGAAGCTAATTCTCAGGGAAGAGCTGGGGGAGCTTAGGGGAGAAGATCTCCAAGATCTCAGAGGGCTGGAGGACAGAATAGATCGGCTGACCCTTTTGGCCTTTGACATATACAGCGCTTGCAAGGAGAGGCTGTACCAGATACGGGTGGAAGAGATCCGCACACGTACGGAACGGCTTCTCAAGATGGCCAACCTGGTCTTTGATTGGCCAGAGGAGCAAAGCCAAGAGCCGGCCCAGGAACCTAGGGGCCTTTGA
- the dsrM gene encoding sulfate reduction electron transfer complex DsrMKJOP subunit DsrM: protein MGMGFSLFAVVILTCVALAGVGAAGFNYFFGVIIPYISIALFILGFIYRVVRWGASPVPFRITTTCGQQKSLPWIRSSRLENPADTVGVVLRMALEVLLFRSLFRNTKTQLQGQKAGYASAKWLWLAGLTFHYAFLTIVIRHTRFFTEPIPFFVKWIEELDGLFSIAVPTVYLTDLALVGAVTFLFVRRVVIPQVRYISLPADYFPLFLILAVAISGIITRHFSKVDLLGVKSLALGLFTFKPVIPEGVGLSFYVHLFLVCALIAYFPFSKLMHMGGVFLSPTRNLTGDSRRRRHVNPWNYPVKVHTYEEYEEEFRDKMIQAGLPVEKRE, encoded by the coding sequence ATGGGAATGGGGTTTTCGCTTTTCGCCGTAGTTATCTTGACTTGTGTGGCTTTGGCCGGGGTAGGGGCTGCCGGTTTTAATTACTTCTTCGGGGTCATAATACCCTACATCTCCATCGCACTATTCATACTGGGTTTCATATATAGGGTCGTGCGTTGGGGGGCCTCACCGGTGCCTTTCAGGATAACCACGACTTGTGGGCAGCAAAAGTCACTGCCTTGGATCAGGTCGAGCCGCCTTGAGAATCCTGCAGACACAGTTGGAGTGGTACTCAGGATGGCTCTGGAGGTATTGCTGTTTAGAAGTCTTTTCCGCAATACCAAGACCCAACTGCAGGGTCAGAAGGCAGGTTATGCCAGTGCCAAGTGGCTTTGGCTGGCAGGGCTGACCTTTCATTATGCTTTTCTCACCATAGTGATTCGCCACACGCGCTTTTTCACAGAACCCATTCCCTTTTTCGTGAAGTGGATAGAGGAACTGGACGGGCTTTTCTCCATAGCCGTGCCCACTGTTTACTTGACAGATCTGGCTTTGGTGGGAGCGGTGACATTTCTGTTTGTTCGCAGGGTGGTAATTCCCCAGGTGCGCTACATATCTCTTCCTGCAGACTACTTTCCTCTTTTTCTGATCCTGGCAGTAGCCATATCGGGGATCATCACAAGACACTTCTCCAAGGTGGATCTGCTGGGAGTAAAGAGCCTGGCTCTGGGGCTTTTTACCTTCAAACCCGTGATTCCGGAGGGAGTGGGCCTTTCCTTTTATGTACATCTGTTTCTGGTCTGTGCTCTCATAGCCTATTTCCCTTTCAGCAAACTCATGCACATGGGTGGGGTCTTCCTGAGTCCCACGCGCAATCTTACAGGAGACAGTCGAAGGAGACGCCACGTGAATCCCTGGAACTATCCGGTCAAGGTGCACACGTACGAGGAGTATGAGGAAGAATTCAGGGACAAGATGATCCAGGCTGGATTGCCGGTGGAGAAGAGGGAGTAG